aaatattcaccagtcatcttagtacccataacacaagcgacgcttactttgggactagatggcgatgtgtgtattgtcgtagtatatttatattcatcttacactgcatcgtCACTCACCAGGTGAGACCAAAAAAGAGCCACACAATACCTAAGTGACATAGTCTGCTAGCGGAgggactaagaagaagaagaagaagaagaaatgttttaatccttaaattttttgtttcggcataagtatatgtatatgtaagaagcggtgatagcctcgtAAGTGGAGcatcaacttcactttcggggcacTCCAGCACTcatctctaacttttaaaaattatgtgcattttaagcaattaaaatatcacttgtttgagcggtgaaggaaaacatcgtgagcgaACCTGTGTGCCTTAGAGTCTtccgtaatgttttcaaaggcgtgtgaggtccaccaatccgcaatgggccagcgtggtggactacagccttaaccccttctcattgtgggaggagacccgtgccctgttgttgatgatgacgataagtatatgtacaaaaaataattttatttgagttaCCATTTTCACATCGTTATCTGTAAACTCCCTTACGAAGTAAGCAGTTTTACCATCTGGCATCTtaatcacttgttttaacgtgTTCTCACCTTCCAGGCTGTACGTCatttttacctaaaaaaaaggaaattatgTAAGTAACCtgtatcaatatatattttttaactttttatcgcacaaccaaaaaaacggtttacaaaTGCGGACTTAATGATGAGGCATTTTCTACCAGGCAATCTTCGGACGTGCGGGAAAAACGATAAGAGGACATGTTAATTAGTCCAATTACCTTTTCGACtaaaaagataaaagataaaagatacatttcggtgagtgtgctcaggagctattcgatttggttaaaccatctcctttctaccatcgaactgtgaggtaccgaaagaatctgcaccgttacgttgttgaaataccatcaacacatacgaagcgttttgcttcttcctttctgatccgcaccgcaaaggcctggaatgccctcccatcttccgtcttccccgatacctataatttgcgtgccttcaaatcaagagagaataggcatcttctaggcaagcgcgcttcatcttaggctgcatcactgtgattgcagtcaagcacttgtctatatttaaaaaaaaaagcagtgATAGTCTATTGAGTGtgacttcggctttccttttcgGAGTAGGACTTAGTTCGTCGCAGCTCTAGATTTTCGGAGTATTGTGActtttgaagcaattaaatatcgcttgctttgcCGATGAAGgcaacatcgtaaggaaacttaCATGACTGAGAGTTCATTCGGGATGTCCACAAAGGTGAGGGACCagtgtaacttctaacgcgtgtacataagtacacgcacgttttattttagaacttttaaatggttacaattttgtcatacatgattttatcgaaactttgaCACAGCGCGTGCaacggaagctctcaaaaggaaataaaacctccgattttgaaacattcttcattagtgctatgctcctatATCATAGCGTGATGATAGTCTATACCTtacctatagccttcctcgataaatgggctatccaacactgaaagatttAATCAAATCGGaacagtagttcctgagatcatcgcgttcaagttgacaaacaaacaaacaaactcttcagcttcatATATTAGTTTAATCTTATTGAGGacattttccaaaataaaatgtacctataagccttgtttatttgtttagtatATTCTTTTCCCCGAGGCCAAACTGAAGGGCAAGCCAGTATAAGATGATCCAGTATCGACGATAAAGTATATACTTGACACTATATATTGCGATATCCGAACATTGATATACAAAACTTCTAGAGGCCTTACGAATAAACGTGGAATAATTTAAAAGGTGATGTGACAAaatactgcataactattccaacgttacgactcgtttatttgtaagaccTACGAGTTCCAGGTGTAGTTGAGTTCAACGAACGCTGACGCTGAGAATGTTATATCAAACATTATCAAATAGGGATTGATTTTTTttccctacaagttagcccttgactgtaatctcacctggtggtaagcgatgatgcagtctaagatggtagcgggctaacctgttagggagtatagtagtcatacccctaatcggtttctacgcgacatcgcaccggaacactaaatcgcttagcggcacgtctttgtctgtaggaggtttaaccagccacggccaaagcctctcaccagaccggaccagagaaaattcagaaataataaattccctttttgcccctaccgggaatcgaaccctaggacctcctaattaaattcacagggCTCACCGTTACGCCCGGAAGATCGTCAAAAATTACGTGGTTTATATTAAGAAAGCAGGTCCCCGCGACTTTTCTGCGTACAAGTTGTGATAACTAAGTATTCTTTTCTGTTCATAATATACGAAAGACCGACAGCGTCGCATCGACCGCTCATGTTTAGTTCATAAACTTCGCTTAGCGTTATTCTTGACATTTAACTTTTATACTCGGCCAAGCTGCTTCAATACTTCTACCTCATGAACTTCTTCTCATGccctaatttatttaaaattgaaattatccATAATTCGTActcaataaagaaaaacatgtCTAAAGGTTATGTAtcagtgtatttttttatgaatgtatacGAGTTGTATAAATTTGCCATAATATTGAACATGTTATATATCCTTTTGACGCATCTTTACGCAAATATTATACGCGCGATTGCTTAactgtacatattttattaaaatgcgttaataatgtcatttaaaaaggcgctaaatatttatttatatttcgtttTTCCTTCCTCTGCCGCCGATAAAAATATACCTAGAAAGTATTGGTAGACTCGCTGGCGCAGTGCGTTTACTCATCTCGCAACCTTCGTTCGCGGCTTCGATATCCACGTATGCCATTATAGTATCCATTGATGAAACTAGGAAGCGGCGGGGACAGTTTGCACCGAATGCTTTATACCCCCAGGGTATAAAGTGTTATATACCCTTTTGGTGTTAAGATCCGACAGCcaaaaaatacaaatgaaaCGAAATCGACGTGATATGTACCTACTCGAcggcaattaaataaatatattatgacaaactcatcgccacctagccccaaggtaagcgtaacttgtgttatgggtactacaaaaactgaattataaaataagttaactaaagattttaaactaagattttcgtggttaatttCTTCTTAATTTAATCGTGGTCACGACAGGACAGGAGGACAGGACGATCGACCACGATCTATACAACTtcgtcgaaatatcgacaaatcccaaaatattatcgtggtatatacCCGTTGAagtatattaaagaaaataaaggtaagcaaaaaaaacaacaataatataatttaacgtcgtcatcaacctattaccggcccaccacagagcacgggtcttctctcagaatgagaagggtataggccgtagtctactacgctggccatgtgcggattggtggacttcaaacgccgttgagaacattatggagaactcccaggcttgcaggtttcctcacgatgtttttcttcaccgtttaaagcaagtgatatttaaactgctaaaattaaaacgcacataaatccgCAAAATCAGTGGTGCGTGCTCGAACTCGATCTCCACGAAAGAAAAGccgatttattttaacaattattaattagctgttgcccgcgacttcgtctgcgtttgtttttgtttttcaaaagacaCCTGGCATTCactaggtgtaattctactgaaatttttaagttgtgtattcttatataaaaaagtaagtaagtaattatttaaatcggttatcatttgacggcgtgatggtgtaaaattgtcaaacactttcgtcccttctcccaaaagaactgagcttaatttcgggataaaaagcatcctatattacttctgataccttcaggaatatgtgtacaaagtttcatgaggatcggttaattagttcttgcgtgaaagcgtaacaaacaaacttacattcacatttatagtattagtagggatagggatagggattattttaatttagtaaaaacGGAAGTACCCCTTGTACTTccattttactaaattaaattaatatcctGTTCCTGAGGATGTcttacgaggcgattaaggaaaaataatgtcaaatggacagcagcgtcctctgtactactattAACACCtgccgtctacccagcgtggtgataatgagGCCTGTAGTCCAGCTGTGGAGTgttataggcagtggcgtgctcagaggatatgcacagggtatgcagatgatataaaatgaagaaaatctccagtaggagttATGAATACATGagaataggctttttataactcttacattctttattttctagattttcttcattttatatcatctgcataccctgtgcataaaaacctaacctaaaaaaccttacctaacctaacctctatgcacgccactggttataggctattgatgacggTCTTAACCAGAGAGGATACAAACAATGGGTACTCTACCTTATTTCCGTCCTTCTTTTCCATTTCCTGCTCTTCTCCCAGTTTGAAAATGTGAGACAATATTTTCTTCCCATCTATgtccaggtccagttttattgtGTCACCGTCTACAGCTGTGTAGCATACCACTGGTGCTTTGACTTTAAGCATGCGGACTATGTGTTCATTTGCATCTACCAAAAgtgaaaaattaaagaaaaccctTAAGGGAGACTAATAAAGAGTATGTTATTGgtaggaatgaatgaatgaattaatacacttttcttgtacaccacataaacatatagaaaaattataaataaaaaagtaacaacaagtatacaatttggcggccttatcgctacatagcgatctcttccaggcaaccaaaggcgttaaacacagctcaagaagagaggtaggtggtgcataataaataaacatatataatataatcatataacaaacttacaatataatatatagatactgatatatggaatattatatatagtatgtagtCTATAACCGCCAAATAAGTTGAATATCTGTGGTTATTTtatcctacttataatatatttttgaatgtttgtATGACGTCCGTGGCGTAACGTGAGCTTTCCGGTTTAATAAGCGGAAGTCTCGGGTTTGATTCCTGGCAGGgacaatatgggaatttataatttgtgaattttctctggtctggtggctaccctaccgtcaaagacgtgccggcaAGCGTTTATTCgatccggtacgatatcgcgtagaaaccgataaagggtatgagttaaatataactgccgtacccctaacaagaaataattataaaatctatatatataatgaagaaaattaaaaaaaattatagcccaTTTTCGAATCCTATCATTATGAGAAGGAAATGTCCActactttattaaattctttttttaaatttaagaaaaatctcTATTATtcgaattgaaatattttattcgtttttatttactatttacatttatgtttttgtttttttaattactgtcaTAGACaacaacaatttaaaaagacactaaatttattgaaacttttaatagtaggtacctGTGCTCTATAGAATATAcgctttaataatatgattcctaatcGAAAGGTAAGGTAAAACACATTGAtcacagcgaggttactatgcaaaatcacaaggttgcttgaaGAATTTGGCTTTCCTTTAAGAAGCAGATAAAATAATCTTCAAATGTACATTgcttatgttggaaaagagcaactattgagtatcttgtcggcttcttctcggtagactctgccttccggaccggtggtagggtcactataaacagacagacttgtcgtttcagCACAGGGgtaaggatacaaatttatcttaccctacagttttatcaactctcagagcactgccaacaagtggaaataatacccaaataatatatgtgtaataataaaaaggggcagtggcgtgcacagggttcttgaccagggtatgcattaagaAGAATGATggccaaaaaaaaaggaaaatccgTCGCCGTTTTTGagttatacaatattttttgggtaggcagtgcttttttgcgtatatgaaatgcacgccactgaacgggggtaaacttctcctattcccttttCACGTgctttagaagaagaagaagatgatcccttgtcaggggacatAATTTTATTCTCCCGCCTGTGTAAACTTGAGATAAGtagttgaattttaaatttgaatttaaatatatgcGATTCTAGAATTGTTCCTTATAAaacctcttcttcttcttagagtgccgtctccttacgactGTTggccgctgctctaaataatgatttggtgctctttccgaACCATTGTtgtagatttttgagccatgacATTCTTCTCCGGCCAGGCCTTCTGCCTGCCACCTTGTAtgataagctgaagaagttcatattTTTTGGTATTATAAAAcctaaatgtacataaatatatgtaggtatttatgAATTGAACATTCAGCTATACTACACTCACCTAAGTAGGTACTCGTAAGATAAGACGCGAATCAAGAGATATgaacaattttttatataacaaatatttaacttacaaaaaaacaacaacttaTCACTCACTGGTCGCAGCTAACAACTCGTCTATATTCTCACATCTCGTCCTTCGAAACCTTTTACCGGAAAACCACATTGTTTGTTATATTCGTTTTACCAATActttaataatagataataaagaaaaatacaacGTAACAGAATTCACTGCGAAAGTTACAGAAATCTACGTGTATCTGTTTTTTTACGCTGTCATTCCGTTTGATAAGATTTTGCATATTGCTGCGTCATCCTCGTGACgattttatatatgaaatacaatatatttgtatttgtgtTCATAGCtatgtattttgtttaaattcaaaCCGAATGGTTTCTTCAACCCTTACCCTGTCTGGCTCTCatatttagggttccgtacgAAATGTAAACCTTTCAAATATGGCCCTATCACTAAGCAACcgctctgtctgtctgtcactaTATTTTTTAGGGGTCCGTAAACAAAGAACCTTTACAGTTTGGTTGTTTCCGTAGGCCTAGCTGTCCTAGGTCATAGCTTATAGACTCTATGTTACTAGATATGGCAACGACAAAAGGTCAAAGGTTAGGTTTGGACCTcaaaatttttaacttaaatgcCTACACAAATTCTGTCGGTGTCGGTGTGGTTACCCATCCAGAAGACACTGGCGTTCCGTTGTCCAACCGGAGTATTCTATTTATAGGTATTGTATACAGTATACACCTAACgcctataaattaaatattgaaataattactATGTCGTCATCAACTCGTTTAGGTCCACTACAGGCCAgggtctcgtctcagaatgaggagggtttaggccatacTGTACCACATTGGCCTAATGTGGATTGGTAAcctccacacgcctttgggaacattatgggaaactctcaggcatgcaggtttcctcacgatatttcaccgttaaagcaaatgatatttaaaacgCAAGCGTGCTGCACCAATGATGAGTAGGCTCGTGAGCAACACCAACACCCTCCTCAGTACACTGGCATGCAGGCTGGGCAGCTCTCTGGGGGTGCTGGGATGGTGTGCACACGCGCTATAGGGGGGGCTCAGTTAGACCATAAGGAATTTTGTGTATAGAATAAGGtcgtttttatttgttaagtaCTAACATAGGTTTAATTACATTGTATTACTACCACGATATGGACAAATGTccgaaataaagattaatattattattattaattgtataaaacgcacataactccgaaaattagtgatgtatcaaactcggtcccagaaaagggaggctgaagtccgaaccacaaggctatcaccttAATATCAATTATCAAGTAAATACAGGTAAATATACTTGAGTTTTCTTAGGGAAAATGATATCATTTACTTGCTAGAAATACCGTACCTACTTTGAGTAGGTAcatttagaaatattatattataccacttattttataaaataaaggtaaCCTACGTTTTATATGCTTAAATGTGTCGGTTTTTTTAGTATGCATCTTTCTGAGTAACCATAGAAGATTAAAaaagatagtttttttataggttttttAGTTCAATTGCTAAACCGATACTTCATTTTATCATCACCATCCGTAAAGCACATTTTGCAGGATTTtggagcataaacccaccacgatGCTTAAAAGTTCATATAATACATTAGTATCCATGAAAACTATGTAGAAAATGCTccagttacattaaaaataccGTTATCGCTGTAGGTTTTCCCGTGGTTGTATTTGAAGAGCTCCCTCGACTTTTCCAGGATCCTTCCAAtggatcttcaccaaattaaaatgggactaTTTCTGAAGTATGACATAAAAAATTATCATGAAAAATCCTTCCTTTttcaaagtaaattataataataataagc
This portion of the Pararge aegeria chromosome 14, ilParAegt1.1, whole genome shotgun sequence genome encodes:
- the LOC120629522 gene encoding fatty acid-binding protein-like — encoded protein: MWFSGKRFRRTRCENIDELLAATNANEHIVRMLKVKAPVVCYTAVDGDTIKLDLDIDGKKILSHIFKLGEEQEMEKKDGNKVKMTYSLEGENTLKQVIKMPDGKTAYFVREFTDNDVKMTVTMDGTDLSATIYYDVVQ